A window from Gammaproteobacteria bacterium encodes these proteins:
- the sufS gene encoding SufS family cysteine desulfurase, producing the protein MFNPEDFRRHFPLICNSKLIYLDSAATAQKPQQVIDAISTFYSSSNANVHRAAHQLSAKATAQFELARTTVAKFIHAHSSKEVIFTKGATEAINLIAQSYGRSTLKPGDQIVVAVSEHHANIVPWQLLAQQTGAEIKVINLTDDAELDIVQAQAIITDQVKIVAVAHASNVTGVINPIEQLIALAKDVGAVTVIDGAQAIAHIEVNVVELDCDFYVFSGHKLYGPTGIGVLYGKQQLLEAMPPWQGGGEMIKRVSFSGTTFNQLPFKFEPGTPNISGVIGLAAAIDFLAQFDRQQLCSYENNLMRQAAAALLTIDGLTIVGNIENKLSIISFVFSDEHPSDIATLLDQQNIAVRAGHHCAMPLMESLQLNGTIRASFAPYNTQNDVDCFIAAVIKSSTFF; encoded by the coding sequence ATGTTCAACCCTGAAGATTTTCGTCGCCACTTTCCGTTAATTTGTAACAGTAAGCTAATTTACCTCGACAGTGCGGCAACAGCGCAAAAGCCACAACAAGTCATTGATGCTATATCTACTTTTTATAGTAGCAGTAATGCCAACGTTCACCGCGCGGCGCATCAGTTAAGTGCCAAAGCCACCGCGCAATTTGAATTGGCTCGCACCACGGTGGCCAAATTTATTCATGCTCATTCCAGTAAAGAAGTTATCTTTACTAAAGGAGCCACCGAAGCGATTAATTTAATTGCCCAAAGTTATGGCCGTTCAACGCTTAAACCGGGCGATCAAATAGTCGTTGCCGTTAGTGAACACCACGCCAACATCGTGCCTTGGCAATTGCTAGCACAGCAGACGGGTGCCGAAATAAAGGTTATTAATCTGACCGACGACGCCGAGCTAGATATCGTTCAAGCACAAGCCATTATCACCGACCAAGTAAAAATAGTCGCCGTTGCTCATGCCTCAAATGTCACTGGCGTTATCAACCCGATAGAGCAATTAATTGCGCTGGCCAAAGATGTTGGCGCTGTGACCGTAATTGACGGGGCCCAAGCGATAGCGCACATTGAAGTAAACGTGGTTGAGCTCGATTGTGACTTTTATGTTTTTTCGGGCCATAAACTCTATGGCCCGACCGGTATCGGCGTGCTTTATGGCAAGCAGCAGCTGCTTGAAGCAATGCCGCCTTGGCAAGGCGGCGGTGAAATGATTAAACGGGTTAGTTTTAGCGGCACCACATTTAACCAGTTACCGTTTAAATTTGAACCCGGCACACCTAATATTAGTGGTGTTATTGGCCTTGCAGCTGCGATTGATTTTTTAGCGCAATTTGATCGCCAGCAGCTTTGTAGCTACGAAAACAACCTAATGCGCCAAGCAGCGGCAGCATTGCTAACAATCGATGGCCTGACCATTGTTGGCAATATTGAAAACAAATTGAGTATCATTAGTTTCGTTTTTAGCGATGAGCATCCGTCCGATATCGCAACCTTATTAGATCAACAAAACATTGCGGTGCGTGCGGGTCATCATTGTGCAATGCCATTGATGGAATCTTTGCAATTAAATGGTACAATTCGCGCGTCATTTGCCCCCTATAATACGCAAAATGATGTTGACTGTTTCATCGCAGCAGTTATAAAGTCCAGTACTTTCTTCTGA
- a CDS encoding response regulator transcription factor codes for MRILIIEDEPLLREQLSGNLTKQGYAIDTAVDGEDGLFQGTEYPYDLAIIDLGLPKIDGIEVIKQLRAQEKNFPIIILTARDQWQEKVLGLDSGADDYLTKPFEMDELQARVKALLRRSVGMASATQNFGPICLDLNAQSVSLNGVDVELTAYEYKVIEYLLTHPHQVVSKTVLTEHIYDQDYDRDSNVIEVFIRRLRKKLDPDGSLIPIETLRGRGYRINPALANG; via the coding sequence ATGCGAATTTTAATCATTGAAGATGAGCCATTATTACGAGAACAATTGTCGGGCAATTTAACCAAGCAAGGTTATGCAATAGACACGGCAGTCGACGGTGAAGACGGTCTATTTCAGGGCACTGAATATCCTTACGATTTAGCCATTATTGATTTGGGGTTGCCAAAAATTGATGGCATTGAAGTGATCAAACAATTACGGGCTCAGGAAAAAAACTTTCCTATTATCATTTTAACAGCGCGCGACCAATGGCAAGAGAAAGTACTTGGGCTCGACTCTGGTGCCGACGATTACCTAACCAAACCTTTTGAAATGGACGAACTACAAGCCCGCGTCAAAGCATTATTGCGCCGCAGTGTCGGCATGGCGTCGGCAACCCAAAATTTCGGCCCTATTTGCCTAGATTTAAACGCGCAATCTGTTTCACTTAACGGCGTTGACGTTGAATTAACCGCCTATGAGTATAAGGTGATTGAATACTTACTGACCCATCCGCATCAAGTGGTTTCAAAGACAGTACTCACCGAACATATTTATGATCAAGATTACGATCGAGATTCAAACGTCATTGAAGTGTTCATTCGTCGGTTGCGAAAAAAACTCGACCCTGACGGCAGCTTAATCCCGATTGAAACCTTGCGTGGACGAGGCTACCGGATCAACCCAGCGCTAGCTAATGGCTAA
- a CDS encoding PepSY domain-containing protein: protein MVFWFTLKTEKEMALRNIILLPLSFILLQAGAIAGVINEREATQQARLKYHAKVLAVKSIDASNTSYFKIKLLLKNGRIKTVYIDTNTGEFLKKEPQK from the coding sequence ATGGTGTTTTGGTTTACTTTAAAAACTGAGAAAGAAATGGCATTACGAAATATAATTCTTCTTCCACTAAGCTTTATTTTGTTGCAAGCTGGTGCAATCGCTGGCGTTATCAATGAACGCGAAGCAACACAACAGGCTCGCCTCAAGTATCACGCTAAGGTATTAGCCGTAAAATCAATTGATGCAAGCAATACCAGTTATTTTAAAATAAAATTATTACTAAAAAATGGCAGAATAAAAACAGTATATATCGATACAAATACTGGTGAGTTTTTGAAAAAAGAGCCTCAAAAATAA